A DNA window from Haliovirga abyssi contains the following coding sequences:
- a CDS encoding M24 family metallopeptidase: MKLKELLENEKLDGIFITNMYNLRYFTGFSGTTGVALVTSKNRYFFTDFRYIQQANNQVVPKGFKVVKVERDSLETVKEYIKQDNVKTLGLEDLDMTLSAFSSVKKYFGDIEYKFLGEKLSGIRIVKDEIEIETIKKAISISDIAFTEILKDIKVGISEREIAAKLEYVMKINGAEDKSFETIVASGYRSAMPHGVASDKKIGNNEFITMDFGCYYNGYVSDMTRTVFVGDNLTDKHKEIYNTVLEAQLLAISKVKAGMKAKELDKIARDYITEKGYGENFGHGLGHGIGVEIHEAPGVSTRGEIILEENMTITIEPGIYVEGFGGVRIEDDVIVKKDGCIVMNKSPKDLIILKK, encoded by the coding sequence ATGAAATTAAAAGAGCTTTTAGAAAATGAAAAATTAGATGGTATATTTATTACAAATATGTATAATTTGAGATATTTTACTGGATTTAGTGGAACGACAGGAGTTGCTCTTGTTACTTCTAAAAATAGATATTTTTTTACAGATTTTAGATATATACAACAAGCAAATAATCAAGTTGTACCAAAAGGATTTAAAGTTGTAAAAGTGGAAAGAGATAGCTTGGAGACAGTAAAAGAATATATAAAACAAGATAATGTAAAAACGTTGGGATTGGAAGACTTAGATATGACATTATCTGCATTTAGTAGCGTAAAAAAATATTTTGGTGACATAGAATATAAATTTTTAGGGGAAAAATTAAGTGGAATTAGAATTGTTAAAGATGAAATAGAAATAGAAACAATAAAAAAAGCAATAAGTATAAGTGATATTGCATTTACTGAAATATTAAAAGATATAAAAGTTGGAATATCAGAAAGAGAAATAGCTGCAAAGCTTGAGTATGTTATGAAAATAAATGGTGCAGAAGATAAATCATTTGAGACTATTGTAGCTTCTGGTTATAGATCAGCTATGCCTCATGGAGTAGCAAGTGATAAAAAAATAGGTAATAATGAATTTATTACAATGGATTTTGGTTGCTATTATAATGGATATGTATCTGATATGACAAGAACTGTATTTGTAGGAGATAATTTAACAGATAAACATAAAGAGATATATAATACAGTATTAGAGGCACAATTATTGGCTATTTCAAAAGTAAAAGCTGGTATGAAAGCTAAAGAGTTGGATAAAATTGCAAGAGATTACATAACTGAAAAAGGGTATGGAGAAAATTTTGGTCATGGACTTGGTCACGGAATAGGTGTAGAAATTCATGAAGCACCTGGAGTTTCTACAAGAGGAGAAATAATATTAGAAGAAAATATGACTATAACAATAGAACCAGGTATTTATGTAGAAGGATTTGGTGGAGTTAGAATAGAAGATGATGTAATTGTAAAAAAAGATGGATGTATTGTTATGAATAAAAGTCCAAAAGATTTAATAATATTGAAAAAATAA
- a CDS encoding clostripain-related cysteine peptidase: MWNKKYIILFILILLSFSGCLKNNNTNTTEKSTLEISSIKLNGEEFKNVDNVTVYDGVSYKLDIIVTDISGMSSSTVVSSEKGTIKKNNNNDFSYSIYGVDSDTLNITAKNSVTGTEINMVKKIIVKKIEPLTNEKELTFMIYMAADNSLNNFAMMDLEEIKNANINNNINVVIYGDFKNDNSNTPGIFVKNGNKIDKIKELDEFINTGESINVTKFLNFVKENYPAQKYILDLWDHGDGWYDDKYGDTNNPINKAIAEDDSSNGDSLDLWEIEYGIKNSHIPKIDVIYMDACLMGGIEVAYQLKDVADYLAFSPELTPGAGGEYKGILENINLNLLDKTNKQLAIDIQSANWDYYSKLDPNNKEPVVYTITDESKIDEFMVKFNDIVTELNSNINLIKDVPISQTSPLSYSWDRNKDYNKLSPYVDLGDFMKKIEESIPEDTFGSNENSLLKQKFDNFLDYLNNRDNLIVYLEAQNGVGDYYQIPAIEESSTGLSIYFWFNEIDSNSYSAKYYKASINYYKNASRFGYETIWKDVLNNYETTID, encoded by the coding sequence TTGTGGAATAAAAAATATATTATATTGTTTATTTTGATTTTATTAAGTTTTTCTGGATGTTTGAAAAATAATAATACTAATACAACTGAAAAATCTACTTTAGAAATTTCATCTATTAAGTTAAATGGAGAAGAGTTTAAAAATGTGGATAATGTAACTGTCTATGATGGAGTGAGTTATAAACTAGATATTATTGTAACAGATATTTCTGGTATGAGTAGTTCAACAGTAGTTTCTTCTGAAAAAGGAACTATAAAAAAAAATAATAATAATGATTTTAGTTATTCTATATATGGTGTAGATAGTGATACTTTAAATATAACAGCAAAAAATAGTGTAACAGGAACTGAAATTAATATGGTAAAAAAGATTATAGTAAAAAAAATAGAACCATTAACAAATGAAAAAGAATTAACTTTTATGATTTATATGGCAGCAGATAATAGTTTAAATAATTTTGCAATGATGGATTTAGAAGAGATAAAAAACGCAAATATAAACAATAATATAAATGTAGTGATTTATGGAGATTTTAAAAACGACAATTCAAATACTCCTGGAATATTTGTTAAAAATGGAAATAAAATTGATAAAATTAAAGAATTAGATGAATTTATTAATACAGGAGAAAGTATTAATGTAACAAAGTTTTTAAATTTTGTAAAAGAAAATTATCCTGCCCAAAAATATATTTTAGATTTATGGGATCATGGGGATGGATGGTACGATGATAAATATGGAGATACTAATAATCCGATAAATAAAGCAATAGCAGAAGATGATTCAAGTAATGGAGATAGTTTAGATCTGTGGGAAATAGAATATGGAATAAAAAATAGTCATATACCAAAGATAGATGTTATATATATGGATGCCTGTTTAATGGGCGGAATAGAAGTAGCATATCAATTAAAAGATGTAGCTGATTATTTAGCATTTTCTCCAGAATTAACTCCAGGAGCTGGTGGAGAATACAAAGGAATATTAGAAAATATAAATTTAAATCTTTTGGATAAAACTAACAAACAATTGGCTATAGATATACAATCAGCAAATTGGGATTATTATTCTAAATTAGATCCGAATAATAAAGAACCAGTTGTATATACAATTACTGATGAGAGTAAAATTGATGAATTTATGGTAAAATTTAATGATATTGTAACTGAATTAAACAGTAATATTAATTTAATAAAAGATGTTCCTATTTCACAGACATCGCCATTAAGTTATAGCTGGGATAGGAATAAGGATTATAATAAATTAAGCCCATATGTGGATTTGGGAGATTTTATGAAAAAAATAGAAGAATCTATTCCAGAAGATACATTTGGTTCGAATGAAAATAGTTTGTTGAAACAAAAGTTTGATAATTTTTTAGATTATTTAAATAACAGAGATAATTTAATAGTCTATTTAGAAGCTCAAAATGGAGTTGGAGATTATTATCAAATTCCAGCGATAGAAGAAAGTAGCACAGGATTATCTATATATTTTTGGTTTAATGAGATAGATTCAAATTCTTATTCTGCAAAATATTATAAGGCTTCAATTAATTATTATAAAAATGCTTCAAGATTTGGGTATGAAACAATATGGAAAGATGTTTTGAATAATTATGAAACAACAATAGATTAA
- a CDS encoding zinc ribbon domain-containing protein — translation MNCWNCGKEINEEDKFCKYCGKEQGKKGKLHQKPMGILLEFFVIGPFCLYHLWKSPIINNRDKKIYTAIISGITIVLILLLSYAVSIIIKYYMTMFSF, via the coding sequence ATGAATTGTTGGAATTGTGGAAAAGAGATTAATGAAGAGGATAAATTTTGTAAATATTGTGGGAAAGAGCAGGGGAAAAAAGGGAAACTTCATCAAAAGCCAATGGGGATACTATTGGAATTTTTTGTAATTGGACCTTTTTGCTTATATCATTTGTGGAAGTCGCCGATAATTAATAATAGAGACAAAAAAATATATACAGCTATAATATCAGGGATAACAATAGTATTGATTTTATTATTGTCATATGCAGTTTCAATAATAATAAAATATTATATGACTATGTTTAGTTTTTGA
- a CDS encoding IS3 family transposase, with translation MSNKIFTKKEIEILSKNKYVKTISSKAITYTSEFRRIFIAESQDKILPRAIFEKYGFDVQVLGMKRIRSAAARWRRAYKEQGVLGLDDRRKENSGRPLERELSLEEKYERLQVKNDYLQAEIDLLKKLDVREREVNGKLIELSPSEKFVIIKDVIETSGVKNIIKYLCEVAEISRTSYYNYLSETSKTNKSNQELEDEKARDLIIKAYEFKGRQKGARQIKMTLENEFATIFNLKKIRRIMKKYSIVCTIRKANPYKRIAKATKEHTTIPNKLNREFKQEIPGKILLTDITYLSYGNGQRAYLSTIKDSSTGEIPAYVLSKNIKLEIATETIRTLMENKSFKIHKDALIHSDQGVHYTSPTFQKLVKNSGLDQSMSRRGNCWDNAPQESFFGHFKDEANIKECNTFEELINEIDDYMDYYNNYRCQWGLKKMTPIKYRNHLLENKSA, from the coding sequence ATGAGCAACAAAATATTCACAAAAAAAGAGATTGAAATTTTATCAAAAAATAAATATGTCAAAACTATAAGTTCTAAGGCAATCACATATACATCAGAATTCAGAAGAATTTTTATTGCAGAAAGTCAAGATAAAATTTTACCTAGAGCAATATTTGAAAAATATGGATTTGACGTACAAGTATTAGGGATGAAAAGGATTCGATCAGCAGCAGCAAGATGGAGACGTGCCTATAAAGAGCAAGGAGTATTAGGGTTAGATGATAGAAGAAAAGAGAACTCTGGACGACCTTTAGAAAGAGAGCTATCTTTAGAAGAGAAATATGAAAGGCTTCAAGTAAAAAATGATTATCTTCAAGCGGAGATTGATTTGCTAAAAAAGCTAGACGTGCGAGAAAGAGAGGTGAACGGTAAATTAATTGAATTATCGCCATCAGAAAAGTTTGTTATAATCAAAGATGTAATAGAAACAAGTGGTGTAAAAAATATTATAAAATATTTATGTGAAGTTGCAGAAATTTCTAGAACAAGTTATTATAACTATTTGTCTGAAACTTCCAAAACAAATAAAAGCAATCAAGAATTAGAAGATGAAAAAGCAAGAGATTTAATCATAAAAGCATATGAATTCAAAGGTAGGCAAAAGGGAGCTAGACAGATAAAAATGACTTTAGAAAATGAATTTGCTACAATTTTTAATCTGAAAAAAATCAGAAGAATTATGAAAAAATATAGTATTGTATGTACGATTAGAAAGGCAAATCCTTATAAGAGAATAGCAAAGGCTACAAAAGAGCATACAACTATTCCAAATAAATTGAATAGGGAATTTAAACAAGAAATACCAGGGAAAATATTATTAACAGATATAACATACCTATCATATGGTAATGGTCAACGTGCGTATTTATCAACTATTAAGGATAGTTCAACAGGAGAAATACCTGCATATGTATTATCTAAAAATATTAAGTTAGAAATTGCAACAGAAACAATAAGAACTCTTATGGAAAACAAAAGCTTTAAAATTCATAAGGATGCATTAATACATTCTGATCAAGGAGTCCATTATACAAGCCCAACATTTCAAAAATTAGTTAAAAATAGTGGCTTAGATCAGTCAATGTCAAGAAGAGGTAATTGCTGGGACAATGCTCCTCAAGAATCATTTTTTGGCCACTTTAAAGATGAAGCAAATATTAAAGAATGTAATACATTTGAAGAATTAATTAATGAGATTGATGATTATATGGATTATTATAATAATTATAGATGTCAGTGGGGATTAAAAAAGATGACTCCTATAAAATATAGAAATCATCTTTTAGAAAATAAATCAGCTTAA
- a CDS encoding type III pantothenate kinase, with amino-acid sequence MILIFDIGNTHIVTGVFDNSGKLLLNFRVASSENLTEDQIFSYLKNIADFNNISIKSVNGIAISSVVPNLTTILFFLSRKYFNINPIIVNSSLNLPIQFDVDNPAELGADRLANIVRAHNLYPENSKSVVIDFGTATTFDILQGNCYIGGSILPGIDLSIRALFKNTAKLPKVRFHRINSVIGKNTIEHINAGIYYGSIGQIKEILRKIEEEIGNFNLITTGGLGKIISKELNHKFEYMPDLTLNGILDIYNINKSSD; translated from the coding sequence ATGATTTTGATATTTGATATTGGAAATACACATATTGTTACAGGGGTCTTTGATAATAGTGGCAAACTTTTATTAAATTTCAGAGTAGCAAGTTCAGAAAATTTAACAGAAGATCAAATTTTTAGTTATCTAAAAAATATAGCTGATTTTAATAATATATCTATAAAATCTGTAAATGGCATTGCTATCTCTTCCGTTGTTCCAAATTTAACTACGATATTATTTTTTCTATCTAGAAAATATTTTAATATTAATCCAATAATAGTAAATAGTTCCCTTAATTTACCTATACAATTTGACGTTGACAATCCAGCAGAACTTGGTGCAGATAGATTAGCTAATATAGTTAGAGCTCACAATTTATATCCTGAAAATTCAAAATCAGTAGTTATAGATTTTGGAACAGCTACTACTTTTGATATTTTACAAGGTAATTGTTATATAGGAGGTTCTATTTTACCAGGAATAGATTTATCTATAAGAGCGTTATTTAAAAATACAGCTAAATTGCCAAAAGTTAGATTTCATAGAATAAATTCTGTAATTGGGAAAAATACAATTGAACATATTAATGCAGGAATATATTATGGTTCTATTGGACAAATAAAAGAAATTTTAAGGAAAATAGAAGAAGAAATTGGAAATTTTAATCTTATTACAACTGGCGGTCTTGGTAAAATTATATCTAAAGAGCTTAATCACAAATTTGAATATATGCCTGATTTAACTTTAAATGGTATTTTGGATATTTATAATATAAATAAATCCTCAGATTAG
- a CDS encoding C1 family peptidase: MKFTSKILILGAVIGTIFAGCINKETNNNEVNNSKDEIYNQNVEKNYVELNGEKYFTGYVPVSEEKYRSFTRAKTPIYRGTLPSKIDLSGNMPTPGNQGHQGSCTAWATTYAYKSFQEGLDQKWGLNTTDHLFSPAYVYNQINGGQDRGSQIYLALDLIVKQGAATLSVMPYNQNNYWTQPTSYQKQEAAKYKAKSWGTVPDGDINAIKSHLAAGDAVSVGIPVYPDFNVSASNPVYDSTYGKLEGYHAITLVGYDDSKGAFKLINSWGTNWGFNGYGWISYNLIRNNRIRGYVMTDILTGPEPGPGPNPNPNPQVLKNVALNKNISVSGYYSSSYAGNKAVDSDVNSSRWVVSSSSYGWLNLDLGKDYDVKQLKMKWSTSNYPGTYYVWGLKTGDRNWTRLATYDNSNGGKDTIEFSQSKKVRYIAMTLDYPNSSYYVLYDLQVMAY, encoded by the coding sequence ATGAAATTTACATCAAAAATTTTAATTTTAGGAGCGGTAATAGGAACAATATTCGCAGGGTGTATCAATAAGGAAACTAATAATAACGAGGTAAATAATTCAAAAGATGAAATTTACAATCAAAATGTCGAAAAAAATTATGTAGAACTTAATGGTGAAAAGTATTTTACAGGATATGTACCTGTATCAGAAGAAAAATATAGAAGCTTTACGAGAGCGAAAACTCCAATATATAGAGGGACTTTGCCATCTAAAATTGACTTAAGTGGCAATATGCCAACTCCAGGAAATCAAGGACATCAAGGAAGCTGTACAGCTTGGGCTACGACATATGCATATAAAAGTTTTCAAGAAGGTTTAGACCAAAAATGGGGATTAAATACAACAGATCATCTATTTAGTCCAGCTTATGTATATAATCAAATAAATGGTGGACAAGATAGAGGTTCTCAAATATATTTAGCACTAGATTTAATAGTAAAACAAGGAGCAGCAACATTATCAGTTATGCCATATAACCAAAATAATTATTGGACACAACCGACTTCTTATCAAAAACAAGAAGCTGCGAAATATAAAGCAAAAAGTTGGGGGACAGTACCTGATGGAGATATAAATGCAATAAAATCTCACTTAGCAGCAGGAGATGCAGTTTCAGTGGGAATTCCAGTATATCCAGATTTTAATGTTTCAGCTTCTAATCCAGTATATGATAGTACTTATGGAAAATTAGAAGGGTATCATGCTATAACTTTAGTTGGATATGATGACAGCAAAGGAGCTTTTAAATTAATAAATTCTTGGGGAACAAATTGGGGATTTAATGGATATGGTTGGATATCTTATAATTTGATTAGGAATAACAGAATTAGAGGATATGTAATGACAGATATTTTAACTGGACCAGAGCCTGGACCAGGACCTAATCCAAACCCAAATCCACAAGTATTAAAAAATGTTGCGTTAAATAAAAATATAAGCGTTTCAGGATATTATTCAAGTAGTTATGCAGGAAATAAAGCTGTAGATTCAGATGTGAATAGCAGTAGATGGGTGGTTAGCAGTAGTAGTTATGGATGGTTAAATCTTGATTTGGGAAAAGATTATGATGTGAAACAATTGAAAATGAAATGGAGTACATCAAATTATCCTGGTACATATTATGTATGGGGATTGAAAACAGGAGATAGAAATTGGACTAGATTAGCTACATATGATAATAGTAATGGTGGAAAAGATACAATAGAATTTTCACAATCAAAAAAAGTTAGATATATAGCAATGACATTGGATTATCCAAATTCAAGTTATTATGTATTATATGATTTACAAGTAATGGCATATTAG